Proteins from a single region of Flavobacterium sp. K5-23:
- a CDS encoding Hpt domain-containing protein, protein MALHYNLSKVYALSDNDSEFVNEILTLFVTEVPEDLLQIKEGIKKKDHKHAYAYAHKIKPTLDLLGLNVAFEEILQVEAWTKTEGKKKDIKDTFKSVKNQVNEAVKEIKKDFDL, encoded by the coding sequence ATGGCTTTACATTACAACCTATCAAAAGTGTACGCACTTTCAGACAACGATTCAGAATTCGTAAATGAAATTCTAACTTTGTTCGTAACCGAAGTTCCGGAGGATTTATTGCAAATCAAAGAAGGGATTAAAAAGAAAGACCATAAACATGCTTATGCTTATGCTCATAAAATAAAGCCTACTCTTGATTTACTAGGTTTGAACGTGGCTTTTGAAGAAATTCTTCAGGTAGAGGCGTGGACAAAAACCGAAGGTAAAAAAAAGGATATAAAAGACACTTTCAAAAGTGTAAAAAATCAGGTAAATGAAGCAGTCAAAGAGATTAAGAAAGACTTTGATTTGTAA
- a CDS encoding fumarylacetoacetate hydrolase family protein — MKIICIGRNYTNHIEELKNERPTEPVVFIKPDSAILLKQHPFVIPEFSDEIHHEIEIIVKINKVGKYIEPKFAHKYYDEISVGIDFTARDLQEKLKAKGLPWEKAKAFDGSAVIGEFLPKSQFSSLEKLTFELTNNDKTVQMGDSSFMLWKIDELISYVSQYFTLKIGDIIFTGTPEGVAVVRPDDVLEGFLEGHKLFRIQVK, encoded by the coding sequence ATGAAGATAATTTGCATCGGTAGAAATTACACCAATCATATAGAAGAGCTTAAAAATGAGCGTCCTACGGAACCTGTTGTTTTTATAAAACCGGACTCGGCTATTTTGTTGAAACAACATCCATTTGTGATCCCGGAATTTTCGGATGAGATTCATCACGAAATCGAAATTATAGTTAAAATTAACAAAGTAGGAAAATATATCGAACCTAAATTTGCTCATAAATATTATGACGAAATTAGTGTGGGTATTGACTTTACAGCTCGTGACTTGCAGGAAAAGCTAAAAGCAAAAGGATTGCCATGGGAAAAAGCAAAAGCATTTGATGGTTCGGCTGTTATTGGAGAATTTTTACCTAAAAGTCAATTTAGTTCATTAGAAAAACTTACATTTGAATTGACCAACAATGATAAAACCGTTCAAATGGGGGATTCTAGTTTTATGTTATGGAAAATTGATGAACTTATTTCATATGTTTCTCAATATTTCACATTAAAAATTGGAGATATAATTTTTACTGGTACACCGGAAGGGGTGGCTGTAGTAAGACCAGATGATGTTTTAGAAGGGTTTTTAGAAGGACATAAACTATTTAGAATACAAGTAAAATAA
- a CDS encoding CinA family nicotinamide mononucleotide deamidase-related protein — protein sequence MKAAIVTIGDEILIGQIVDTNSAFIAKSLDRIGVEISEIISISDDKNHILDTFRELQNKVDLVIVTGGLGPTKDDVTKKTFCDYFEDELVVNQEVLAHVTQLIEGFYKRPITQINKDQALVPSKCTVLHNQVGTAPGMWMKKGNTVFVSLPGVPYEMKYLVENEIIPKVVKEYKRPYIIHKTILTYGQGESLVAERIEEWESNLPDYIRLAYLPNPGRVRLRLSARGTDKEMLELALEKYVVSLDFIIHDIIVGFDDEETLEVVVGKMLTKQNKTISTAESCTGGGIAALLTSVPGASNYFKGGVVSYATEIKVGVLGLSESMINEYSVVSKEVVSEMALSIKRLMKTDYGIATTGNAGPSKGDSKAEIGTVFIALATPDEVIVEEFNFWQPREKVIDRAVNKSLELLQKEILKNVR from the coding sequence ATGAAAGCAGCCATAGTTACTATAGGTGATGAAATTTTAATAGGACAAATTGTAGATACTAATTCGGCTTTCATTGCTAAGTCTTTGGATAGAATTGGTGTTGAGATTAGTGAGATAATTTCGATAAGTGATGATAAAAACCATATTCTCGATACTTTTAGGGAGCTTCAAAATAAAGTAGATTTAGTAATCGTTACTGGTGGACTTGGACCTACAAAAGACGATGTTACCAAAAAAACATTTTGTGATTATTTTGAAGATGAATTGGTTGTGAATCAAGAAGTTTTGGCTCATGTTACTCAATTGATTGAAGGGTTTTATAAGCGTCCTATTACGCAAATTAACAAGGACCAAGCGCTTGTTCCTTCAAAGTGTACTGTGCTCCATAATCAAGTAGGTACTGCACCAGGTATGTGGATGAAAAAGGGAAACACTGTTTTTGTTTCGCTTCCAGGAGTGCCATATGAAATGAAGTATTTAGTTGAAAATGAAATCATCCCAAAAGTAGTCAAGGAGTATAAACGGCCATATATAATTCATAAAACGATTCTTACTTATGGACAAGGCGAAAGCTTAGTGGCAGAACGTATAGAAGAATGGGAGAGTAATTTGCCTGATTATATAAGATTAGCTTATTTGCCTAACCCGGGAAGAGTGCGTTTGCGACTCTCTGCACGTGGTACAGACAAGGAAATGTTAGAATTAGCATTAGAGAAATATGTTGTCTCTTTAGACTTCATAATTCATGATATAATCGTTGGTTTTGACGATGAAGAAACCCTTGAAGTTGTGGTTGGCAAAATGCTTACAAAACAGAATAAAACTATTTCAACAGCCGAAAGTTGTACTGGAGGTGGAATTGCAGCATTATTAACCTCCGTTCCGGGAGCTTCAAATTATTTTAAAGGCGGTGTCGTTTCCTATGCTACAGAAATTAAAGTAGGGGTTTTAGGACTTTCAGAAAGTATGATAAACGAGTATTCTGTTGTGAGTAAGGAAGTGGTTTCAGAGATGGCTTTGAGTATAAAACGACTTATGAAAACGGACTACGGAATTGCGACAACTGGAAACGCTGGACCGTCAAAAGGAGACTCTAAAGCAGAAATTGGAACAGTTTTTATCGCTTTGGCCACTCCCGACGAAGTTATTGTCGAAGAATTTAATTTTTGGCAACCACGTGAGAAAGTGATAGATAGAGCTGTAAATAAAAGTTTAGAGCTGTTGCAGAAAGAAATTTTGAAAAATGTGCGTTAA